In a genomic window of Nodosilinea sp. E11:
- the pstB gene encoding phosphate ABC transporter ATP-binding protein PstB, translating to MSNTYAPPSTDVALKAESLQVYYGSNLAVRDVDLEIPRNEIVAFIGPSGCGKSTVLRCFNRMNDLIVSCRVEGKITFHGEDIYADRVDAVELRRKVGMVFQKPNPFPKSIYENIAWGARINGYRGDMDELVETALSKAALWDEVKDKLKQSGLSLSGGQQQRLCIARAIAVQPDVILMDEPCSALDPISTIKIEETMKQLKEDYTIIIVTHNMQQASRVSDRTAFYNAEPTEKGGKVGYLVEFDRTETMFNNPREQFTRDYVSGRFG from the coding sequence ATGTCAAACACCTATGCTCCACCTTCTACCGATGTGGCCCTTAAGGCCGAAAGCCTTCAGGTCTACTACGGGTCTAACCTGGCCGTTCGTGACGTTGATCTAGAGATTCCTCGCAACGAAATTGTGGCTTTTATTGGCCCCTCGGGTTGTGGCAAAAGCACCGTGTTGCGCTGTTTCAATCGCATGAACGACCTGATTGTCTCCTGCCGGGTCGAAGGCAAAATCACCTTCCACGGTGAAGATATCTACGCCGACAGAGTAGATGCCGTAGAGCTGCGCCGCAAGGTTGGCATGGTGTTTCAAAAGCCCAACCCCTTCCCCAAGTCGATCTACGAAAACATTGCCTGGGGTGCCCGCATTAACGGCTACAGAGGCGATATGGATGAGCTGGTCGAAACCGCCCTCAGCAAGGCCGCCCTGTGGGATGAGGTCAAAGATAAACTCAAGCAGAGTGGCCTATCTCTGTCGGGTGGTCAGCAGCAGCGCCTCTGTATTGCTCGGGCGATCGCCGTTCAGCCCGATGTCATTTTGATGGATGAGCCCTGCTCGGCCCTCGACCCAATCTCGACTATCAAGATCGAGGAAACCATGAAGCAGCTCAAGGAAGACTACACGATCATCATCGTTACTCACAACATGCAGCAGGCTTCGCGGGTGTCTGACCGCACCGCCTTCTACAACGCTGAGCCGACCGAGAAAGGCGGCAAGGTCGGTTACCTAGTCGAGTTCGATCGCACCGAAACCATGTTTAACAACCCCCGCGAGCAGTTTACCCGCGACTACGTGTCGGGTCGCTTCGGCTAG
- a CDS encoding diguanylate cyclase domain-containing protein yields MPKLPLYRSLSRLLRPFSLKTVLVAVFVLQIISVVGLLGFLTFYLGSWPVALLSLGAISCSVVVGLAVVNRILQPIAQLQRAIQATAEGNWQTPLPVNNLDELGQLARAFNGMGAKLRDSFTELEHLNVELQHLNREIQRSERRWRQFLDGIPLGIAVYDRQGQMVFASQQARILLCLEDMPSVPSLALEETFIAYRVNSGDRYPTADLPIAQALRGQAGWADDLELRPGNRPIPIEMATTPIFDQTGQVEYAIAAFQDITTRKQAQTLLANYNQTLERQVADRTAALRQAEATQRIILEAIPDLLMRLSGDGVCLDVMNAGSVDLIVEPSAQIGRPMHEVLPADMAAERMHYIRLALQTGQPQVYEYQFQNAKGWHYEESRIVTSGPNEVLAIIRDITERKQAEAAIASQRQFLQNVIDSIPSIIVVKDRHGRVKMANRASAALHGITPTDMVGKLDTDFNPNISISEAAQQHHIHQQVIGTQVPYQGEQEIIDRVGTRRWYQVVISPFRDTGGTVNGVITNCIDITDRKGMETALKTANEKLGRLATLDGLTQIPNRRRFDQYLEQEWQRLVREQQPLSLIMFDVDFFKPYNDCLGHQQGDEALIAIAAAATRAVKRAADLLARYGGEEFAVILPNTRRAGAEIVAKALQAEIAALQIAHPQSPVSDYLTISIGIASVVPTTDQSPEDLIAAADAALYQAKRRGRDRYWIRLI; encoded by the coding sequence GTGCCAAAACTTCCCCTCTACCGATCGCTAAGCCGTTTGCTTAGACCCTTTTCGCTCAAAACGGTTTTAGTAGCGGTGTTTGTGCTGCAAATTATCTCAGTAGTCGGGCTGCTGGGCTTTTTGACGTTCTATCTGGGCAGTTGGCCCGTGGCGTTGCTCAGCCTGGGGGCAATTAGCTGCTCAGTGGTGGTGGGGCTAGCGGTGGTGAACCGCATTTTGCAGCCCATTGCCCAGCTGCAGCGTGCCATTCAGGCTACAGCCGAGGGCAATTGGCAAACGCCCCTGCCGGTCAACAACCTGGATGAACTCGGCCAGTTGGCGCGGGCCTTTAATGGCATGGGGGCCAAGCTGCGCGATTCGTTTACTGAACTAGAACATCTCAACGTTGAGCTGCAACACCTCAATAGGGAAATTCAGCGCAGTGAGCGACGATGGCGGCAGTTTCTAGACGGCATTCCGTTAGGCATTGCCGTGTACGATCGCCAGGGACAGATGGTGTTTGCGAGTCAGCAGGCTCGCATTTTGCTCTGTCTCGAAGACATGCCCTCGGTGCCGTCCCTCGCTTTAGAAGAGACCTTCATTGCCTACCGGGTCAACAGTGGCGATCGCTACCCCACGGCTGATCTCCCCATTGCTCAAGCCCTGCGAGGACAGGCTGGCTGGGCCGATGATCTTGAGCTGCGCCCCGGCAATCGACCCATCCCGATTGAGATGGCGACGACGCCGATTTTTGACCAAACGGGCCAGGTCGAATATGCGATCGCGGCCTTTCAAGACATCACTACCCGCAAGCAGGCCCAAACCCTACTGGCCAACTACAACCAAACCCTTGAACGCCAGGTGGCCGATCGCACCGCGGCCCTGCGCCAGGCCGAGGCCACCCAGCGGATTATTTTAGAGGCCATTCCCGATTTGTTGATGCGTTTATCGGGCGACGGCGTATGTCTCGACGTGATGAACGCCGGATCGGTCGATCTGATCGTAGAGCCCAGCGCCCAGATTGGCCGACCAATGCATGAAGTGCTACCCGCCGATATGGCTGCCGAGCGCATGCACTACATTCGCCTGGCCCTGCAAACCGGCCAGCCCCAGGTCTATGAGTATCAATTTCAAAACGCTAAGGGCTGGCACTACGAAGAGTCTCGCATTGTGACCAGCGGCCCCAATGAAGTGCTGGCCATTATCCGAGACATTACGGAACGCAAGCAGGCTGAGGCCGCAATTGCCAGCCAGCGACAGTTTCTGCAAAATGTGATCGACAGCATTCCCAGCATTATTGTGGTCAAAGACCGCCATGGGCGGGTGAAAATGGCCAACCGAGCCAGCGCTGCTCTCCACGGCATTACCCCCACCGATATGGTGGGCAAACTCGATACCGACTTCAACCCCAATATTTCGATCTCTGAGGCCGCCCAGCAGCACCACATTCACCAGCAGGTAATTGGAACCCAGGTGCCCTACCAGGGGGAGCAAGAGATTATCGACCGGGTGGGCACTCGACGCTGGTACCAGGTGGTGATTAGCCCCTTTCGAGATACTGGCGGCACCGTCAATGGCGTGATTACCAACTGCATTGACATCACCGATCGCAAGGGCATGGAAACGGCCCTCAAGACGGCTAACGAAAAATTAGGGCGGTTGGCTACCCTCGACGGGCTCACCCAGATTCCTAACCGTCGCCGCTTTGATCAATATCTAGAGCAAGAGTGGCAACGCCTGGTGCGCGAACAACAGCCCCTGTCGCTGATTATGTTTGATGTTGATTTTTTTAAGCCCTATAACGATTGCCTGGGCCACCAGCAGGGGGATGAGGCCCTGATTGCGATCGCAGCAGCAGCTACCCGCGCTGTAAAACGAGCCGCCGACCTGCTGGCCCGCTACGGCGGCGAAGAGTTTGCGGTGATCTTACCCAACACCCGCCGTGCCGGAGCCGAAATTGTCGCCAAAGCCCTGCAAGCCGAAATTGCCGCCCTGCAAATCGCCCACCCTCAGTCACCCGTCAGCGACTACCTCACCATCAGCATTGGCATTGCCAGCGTAGTACCCACCACCGATCAATCGCCCGAAGACCTGATCGCCGCCGCCGATGCCGCCCTGTATCAGGCGAAGCGGAGAGGGCGCGATCGCTACTGGATTCGGCTCATTTAA
- a CDS encoding lmo0937 family membrane protein, with amino-acid sequence MVNLIWTAIVILVIFWVLGFAINIGGNLIHLLLVLAVIGLIYNLLTGRRVL; translated from the coding sequence GTGGTAAATCTGATTTGGACCGCTATTGTAATTCTTGTTATCTTTTGGGTGTTGGGCTTTGCAATCAACATTGGTGGCAATTTAATTCATCTACTGCTGGTTTTAGCGGTAATTGGTCTGATCTACAACTTGTTAACTGGCCGCCGAGTGCTTTAG
- the pcrA gene encoding DNA helicase PcrA: MTDFLALLNPAQRQSVEHYCGPLLVVAGAGSGKTRALTYRIANLVLTHKTDPDNILAVTFTNKAAKEMKERIEVLFAEQDAQARFGKSLSALPPYDQTKLRSQVYKSITKHLWIGTFHALCARILRFDIEKYQHPAGYQWTKNFSIFDESDAQGVVKTIVTQTLNLDDKKFNPRSVRFAISNAKNQNLTPDDLEREQPNYRGRVIADVYRLYQKALAENNSLDFDDLILMPVHLFQQNEQVLAYWHKRFRHILVDEYQDTNRTQYDLIRLLATNGESIATYKDWNHRSVFVVGDADQSIYSFRAADFTILMNFQDDFGDGLPDDDTHTMVKLEENYRSTSNILEVANHLIENNTERIDKVLRATRGEGESIYVYRADDENAEADFVVSQIRNLETQHPELNWGAFAILYRTNAQSRAFEEVLTRYSIPYQVVGGLRFYDRREIKDVLAYLRAIANPFDTVSLKRVINVPRRGVGKGTLDKLEQATQTLGGIPLWEILADETSVKTLAGRSSKGVLEFADIIKKYRQGIDEQKGSEIIQGVLEDSGYLAALKAEGTDEADDRFGNVQELYNAVLQFEEENVDDPSLLAFLSNASLASDMDDNKEGKNAVSLMTLHSSKGLEFPVVFLVGLEQGLFPNHRSLEDPAATEEERRLCYVGITRAKERLFISHARARRLYGNREPASPSLFLGELPLDLITGNSSTGMPQKWSTPLREARNKSEAAAKPGSGAHESDWTVGDVVVHKSYGAGEVTHIFGAGNKICLAIHFQGQGRKIIDPKISALQRAE; this comes from the coding sequence ATGACTGACTTTCTCGCCCTGCTCAACCCCGCCCAACGCCAGTCTGTCGAGCACTACTGTGGGCCGCTACTGGTGGTAGCTGGGGCCGGGTCAGGCAAAACTCGGGCGCTCACCTACCGCATCGCCAACCTGGTGCTTACCCACAAGACCGACCCCGACAATATCTTGGCGGTCACCTTCACCAACAAGGCCGCCAAAGAAATGAAGGAGCGGATTGAGGTGCTATTTGCCGAGCAAGATGCCCAGGCTCGCTTTGGCAAATCGCTCTCGGCGCTGCCCCCGTACGATCAGACCAAGCTCAGATCCCAGGTGTATAAATCCATCACCAAGCATCTGTGGATTGGCACCTTTCACGCCCTCTGTGCCCGCATTCTGCGCTTCGACATTGAGAAATACCAGCATCCGGCGGGCTACCAGTGGACCAAAAACTTCTCAATTTTTGACGAGTCTGACGCCCAGGGCGTAGTCAAAACCATCGTCACCCAGACCCTAAATCTCGATGACAAAAAATTTAACCCCCGCTCTGTACGTTTCGCCATCAGCAACGCCAAAAACCAAAACCTGACGCCCGATGACCTAGAGCGGGAGCAGCCTAACTATCGGGGGCGAGTGATCGCCGATGTCTATCGCCTCTACCAAAAGGCCCTGGCAGAAAACAACTCTCTCGATTTTGACGACCTGATCTTGATGCCGGTGCACCTGTTTCAGCAGAACGAGCAGGTGCTGGCCTACTGGCACAAGCGCTTTCGCCACATTTTGGTAGATGAGTATCAGGATACCAACCGCACCCAGTACGATCTGATTCGCCTGCTGGCCACCAATGGTGAGTCGATCGCGACTTACAAAGACTGGAATCACCGCTCTGTTTTTGTCGTTGGTGATGCAGACCAGTCGATTTATTCCTTTAGAGCTGCCGACTTCACCATTCTGATGAACTTTCAGGATGACTTTGGCGACGGGCTGCCCGACGACGACACCCACACCATGGTGAAACTGGAGGAAAACTATCGCTCTACCTCAAATATTCTCGAAGTTGCCAATCACCTGATTGAAAACAACACCGAGCGCATTGACAAGGTGCTGCGGGCCACCCGAGGTGAGGGCGAAAGCATCTACGTCTATCGGGCCGACGATGAAAATGCCGAGGCTGACTTTGTGGTCAGCCAAATTCGCAACCTAGAGACTCAGCATCCAGAACTCAACTGGGGTGCCTTTGCCATTCTCTACCGCACCAACGCCCAGTCGCGCGCCTTTGAGGAGGTGCTGACCCGCTACAGCATTCCCTACCAGGTAGTGGGGGGGCTGAGGTTCTACGATCGCCGCGAGATTAAAGATGTGCTGGCGTATTTACGGGCGATCGCTAACCCTTTCGACACCGTCAGCCTCAAGCGGGTGATCAACGTGCCCCGGCGCGGCGTCGGCAAGGGCACCCTCGACAAGCTCGAACAGGCTACCCAAACCCTGGGCGGCATTCCCCTGTGGGAAATTCTCGCCGACGAAACCTCGGTGAAGACCCTGGCCGGGCGATCGTCTAAGGGCGTACTAGAATTTGCTGACATCATCAAAAAATATCGCCAGGGCATCGATGAGCAAAAGGGCTCTGAGATCATTCAGGGGGTACTCGAAGACAGCGGCTACCTAGCCGCCCTCAAGGCCGAGGGCACCGACGAAGCCGACGATCGCTTCGGCAACGTGCAAGAGCTTTACAACGCCGTGCTGCAATTTGAAGAAGAAAACGTTGACGACCCCTCACTCCTGGCATTTTTGTCCAATGCTTCCCTCGCCTCTGACATGGACGACAACAAAGAGGGCAAAAACGCCGTCTCACTGATGACCCTCCACTCCTCTAAGGGGCTTGAGTTTCCTGTCGTGTTTCTCGTCGGTCTAGAGCAGGGCCTGTTTCCCAACCACCGATCGCTCGAAGACCCCGCCGCCACCGAAGAAGAGCGCCGCCTTTGTTACGTGGGCATTACCCGCGCTAAGGAGCGCCTGTTTATCTCCCACGCTCGCGCCCGCCGCCTCTACGGCAATCGCGAACCTGCCAGCCCCTCACTGTTTTTGGGTGAATTGCCCCTCGACTTGATTACTGGCAACAGCAGCACAGGCATGCCCCAAAAGTGGAGCACCCCCCTGCGCGAAGCCCGCAACAAGAGCGAGGCCGCCGCTAAACCGGGCAGCGGTGCCCACGAGTCAGACTGGACTGTGGGCGATGTGGTGGTGCACAAATCCTACGGGGCGGGTGAGGTGACCCACATTTTTGGGGCGGGCAATAAGATTTGTTTGGCGATTCATTTTCAGGGTCAGGGCCGCAAAATTATCGATCCGAAAATTTCTGCTCTACAACGGGCGGAGTAA
- a CDS encoding AIM24 family protein, with the protein MEVSTERNKLVTGLVGGEGLFQTKVKGTGKVVMVAQGPVETVTLQNDRLVVDGNFAIARSGSITYRVEQATKSLLGSMTSGEFLVNIFEGSGTVLLAPIPYWQVLLLRQIAASTPSSSS; encoded by the coding sequence ATTGAGGTCTCGACTGAACGCAATAAACTCGTCACCGGTCTGGTGGGCGGTGAGGGGTTGTTTCAAACCAAGGTCAAAGGCACCGGCAAGGTGGTGATGGTGGCCCAGGGGCCGGTGGAAACGGTCACACTCCAAAACGACCGTCTGGTGGTAGACGGCAATTTTGCGATCGCCCGGTCCGGCTCCATCACCTATCGGGTCGAACAAGCCACGAAGTCTTTGCTGGGGTCGATGACCTCTGGCGAATTTCTGGTCAATATTTTTGAAGGCAGCGGCACCGTTCTCTTGGCCCCCATACCTTATTGGCAAGTTCTGCTGTTGCGGCAAATTGCGGCCAGCACCCCTAGTTCATCGAGTTAG